AACATGAGAACCGTTTACGGCTTGACAAACAGATTTTAATAAAATCCAAATTGTTACAGTGTTAACTGAAAATGCTTTGAAATAAAGCGAAATGCCTAATAAGGTccaaaaaagtattttattacAGTGGGAAAAGGCGGTATGTAACCCATATTACCTGATGTACTGTGCGGGCGAATGTCCACTTACATTTCGCCTAACCGTCCCACTGCATGTAGCATTGCAACTGTCTTCGGAATTGTAAGTttgaataatttcaaataaaatttcctGTTCATTTGACCGTAGGAAGAATGTCGaaataacatttttgttaaattgtGACGTGATGCAGTGCCCTGTAGAAGGGTTATAAGTAAATGAAAGTAGACATTCGTCTATGTAGTTCCTAATTAGTTTCTCAATTGCTAGACACAAAGGAAAGCCACTGCTGGCGAAGTATAAACCGTTTTTAGTGAACGTTATTGTTCACTATGACGCAGCTCAAACTCATGAACTTTTATGTTAAGTGACTCCGTTCGGAGCAGCCTACCTACGTGCGTAATCCTCTTTAAGTTTGAGTTACTGGTGTTCCAAAGGCTCCGCGATCTTTTGTGATGTCTTCTGGGCGACCATTATTCATAGGTCACTCTTAGTCTCCGTCTTTGGACTGATTATTTTAAGCTCGCAACTGGCGAATCTGTTGTTGCTCATTTTGTAAATGTCACCATAGATCATTGAGTGTCGTAGGACTGCAGTATCAATAAAAATATCCATTACAGTATAGAAGACTGCTGCTCTTCTCTTATGAGTGTCATTTCAAAAGTCCTGCCTCGTccttcccctcccactcccccGCTGTCCTTTCTCTTTGGCCCGTGACAAAACTGCTGGCCCTCGGAGACACGCGCCCCGGTTGCCGCAGCTGAGTTACGCCACCGATGACAAGAGCCTTGTCGCTCCTGCAGGTACAACGGCGCGCACAAGGGCGACTGCCTGAAGGACGGGCACACGGAGCTGCGCCGCGCGCTCTCCACTCCGCCCGGCAGCCACGGCAGCGGCTCCAAGACGCCGACGGCGGCCGGGTCGCCGGTCTTCGCGCCCGAGGCGGCGGACGACGGCGCCGACAAGAAGCCGCTGGTGCAGCACCAGCACCTCCAGCTGGACAGCGGGCCGGCGGGCAGGGCCGCCATGTTCGACGACGGCGACCACCACTCCCCGCCCGCCACCAGCGTCGACGACATCCTCTTCTCGTTCCCGGGAGGCTTCGACGAGAAGATACGGAACATCACGAACGAGGTCGTGGAGTCGGCGAAGCGGTTCTGCGTGATGGAGCAGCAGCCGCACGACCAGCACCACGCGTCCATGTACATGGCGCGGCTGCCGCCACCCACCCACGACGGGCTCGCGCTGATCCCcctgaaccaccaccaccaccaccaccaccaccagcaccaccaccagcaccaccaacaGCACCACCCCCACCAGCAGGCGCACCACCACGCGCTGTCGTCGCCGCCGGCTCCGCAGcaccagacgccgccgccgccgcctccgcaggCGCCGCCGAGGGCCAAGAAGTACTCCAAGAAGCAGAGCTCCGCGGCCAAGGGGGCGCCGCAGCAGGGCGGCGGCGCTGCGGGCGCGCGCAAGGAGCGCTCGCTGCACTACTGCAGCATCTGCAGCAAGGGCTTCAAGGACAAGTACTCGGTGAACGTGCACATCAGGACGCACACCGGCGAGAAGCCCTTCTCCTGCACGCTGTGCGGCAAGAGCTTCCGCCAGAAGGCGCACCTCGCCAAGCACTACCAGACACACATCGCGCAGAAGAATCTGACACCGGGggcaggcggcggcagcggctgcggAGGCGGCAGCGGCGTGTCCAAGCCGTCCACGAACAAGAACCGGTACGCCGCTCCCAAAGCCTCGTGATTGCTGCGGCGCGGACGGCTCCTTCTCCCCTATAACGGTCGCAGCAGGCTTCGAAACAGACTTTCTGTCCAGTGGCTGTGTTGGCACTAATGTTACCATCTTCAGAGCATTTGGCTTTGTAGGTCAGTCCGTATTTCCGAGTCACCAACTACGTCACTGTCATtagcaaatgtaatttttttttatctcgtgGACACACAGTGCATTTTATATAAACTACACTGCATATTTTAGTTTATAGATGCCCCTGTGAATTTCAATAAGCGTGGAAAGTTATAAACGTCCCGTTCTTCTTTTTACTCCTGCTGATCTCtcagtattattactattattattttattgttattatttaataCTTGTTTTTAAGTTTTGTATAAGAATGTAAATAATTATATCACAACGATAATTTCGGCGGAGGCGATGAAGATGACCATACCAAACCACTGTCCAAAACTTCACGGAATAGAACAAAAATGACTCGTTCACATTTTATCAAGCATTTTTGCTGAAAACACAGATGTCAGTATTCTTTCCTAAACTCTGCAATATTATactactcaaaaaataaaaatataattttgttacaatattctTTCAAGAAAACTAAGACAAAATCGTATGAAGAATAAAGAGTAACATGTGGAGAAATTCCATAGTGAGACCAGAACATCCTTGACATAAGGTAATGCCTTCTGCTTTTCTGAGATACGCTAGTGTGTGGAGcaatgtgacagaaaaataatcaTTCAATAAAGTGAAAAGTGTCTCAGATGGTTTGTTTCGACTCCAGTTAACCAAATTTATTCAGTTATCACAAATAGAAGGTGTTTCAAACATAAATCAAACTCTAGTGGTTATCGATCACGTCGTGGGCAACTGTTGTTAGAGACATAATGGTCGCTGACGCTTCCTGACGGTGCTAGGGGCCATTCTGTAGTGGTTATGCGTCTTGCTCATTCGGTGAAATCTCATCATCCTATGGCCCGCAAATACAATAAAAAACGCCTAGCATTGGGGAAGCACCTCTAGCAAAAGTTGTTCCAAATGATATGATCTGTCGCCCACACAAGTTTCATGCAAAaactttggaacaccctgtatattacgtttGCATAGATTAATGAACGTAAGCAACTACTGTTTGTGCTTATTACGATTTCTTATAATGTTCTCAGTACTTCTGAGTTTCACAAATCGGTGCAAAACAATAACAATATCACTGGTGTAACTGGTAATAGCAATATCACTAGCATAACTAAATATTTTGATATCATAATGTGTGCAAATCCGCACTTACCTACTCCTAATTTGTCTGCCTCTCTGGCATGGATCACTTGTAATAGCTCAGT
This genomic stretch from Schistocerca cancellata isolate TAMUIC-IGC-003103 chromosome 2, iqSchCanc2.1, whole genome shotgun sequence harbors:
- the LOC126161282 gene encoding transcriptional regulator ovo, which translates into the protein MDITEAFRAEDISKTDFFDFVVAPDVGDPPHALTFNRSLMKSMGIFIENSSVNSGAAQMGAFQELKEANNNHLVMASAAGAGAANAAGDPGALAFSEHGFWSSPPQCDKETVRLETAFFEDLNTYCWSQDSDASGSSSHKEAATPGGGGRPGAAGGGNTDGAIYTLTVLHGNEQQPMAAQQPQPQQQPQQQAALDIDAILSIVPGDGHAHADGPAFHSNGYHPHHSAGHQDASTLSPHQAMAHEIKTEQQQQYSYEHISESSPMMETSGDAETFGGAAGQTAASNNNNDWKIGDNNSGTNVDSLLRSALQGKGAFLNRYNGAHKGDCLKDGHTELRRALSTPPGSHGSGSKTPTAAGSPVFAPEAADDGADKKPLVQHQHLQLDSGPAGRAAMFDDGDHHSPPATSVDDILFSFPGGFDEKIRNITNEVVESAKRFCVMEQQPHDQHHASMYMARLPPPTHDGLALIPLNHHHHHHHHQHHHQHHQQHHPHQQAHHHALSSPPAPQHQTPPPPPPQAPPRAKKYSKKQSSAAKGAPQQGGGAAGARKERSLHYCSICSKGFKDKYSVNVHIRTHTGEKPFSCTLCGKSFRQKAHLAKHYQTHIAQKNLTPGAGGGSGCGGGSGVSKPSTNKNRYAAPKAS